The nucleotide window ACTGAAGCCGGCCTTAATAACCTAATGGTAACATTGGGAATGACTTTGACGTTATTACCCTTTTAAGGTGGGATGGCCTTGTGCAATTGAGAGATCAAGTTAATGATTAGGAAGGAGATCAGATTAGAAATGAAGATATTTGAGACTAAGTTAAGGTATAGGAGTGACCTTGGTAGGGGATAAAATGGTGGAAGTAAGACTGAGATGGTTCGGACATATGAAGAGAAGATGTATATCCCGTGCGGAGGTATGAGAGGTTTACTATGGATGATTCATAAGAGGTAAATGTAAACTGAAGAAGTAATTAGACATGATATGACACAACTTCAGCTTAACGATACATGACTTTCTATGAGAGCCTTGAGAGGCTAATTCTGGATCTGCCGCTGATGAGAGACTATGATAACATGAATTATAGTAGAAAGTTAGTAGGTAGTTAAACATTGTCTTACTCATTATTCCATATTTGTATCATTACTTTTATAATTTCTTGTTCTTTGAGTTTTAAATATGTCCATGTGAATTGTGACAAACATTTTGAGACTCGGGAGTACAAAGAAATATCTTGCCAACATTCTAACAAAATGTGAATAGTGAAAATGTTGCAGCTTGATTTCTAATTCTAAACTTCTAATTACTTTTAGTTACTATGCAAACATATTAGatacaaaataatttgataGAAAATTAACTTATCTATTTAATTAgtaataaaatgtaattaaactCTAACCAATTTAACAATAACTTCTTAAATTCAAAGaagtaaaatttatatttagctttaataaacaataaaataataacggCCGagctattaaaaaaattgaatgtataattttaaaatataacaaatttatgttaaaaaattgggataagggtctgaaaaatactccaactttggtcgaatttgatgttgcgatactaaactttcatgaggaccattacctccctagactatttaataccgtattttaaacatatatatatttgcccacgtggacataaaaaataatacaaaattataaatagtaatgtgtccacgacacatatatacctttaaaatacactattaaatagttcagggggtaaaaaaatacggtattaaatagtctaaggaggtaataggtcctcatgaaagtttaatatcgcaacaacaaattcgaccaaagttagggtatttttcagactcttaTCCCTAAAAAATTAGATTCACTCTTTTGTAATAGacctgtttttttttataattcctTACCATTCCACTAGTGAAATGGAAGGATTTTGTGGTTAATGGTTTAGATGACTAAATACAATGATTTTTGTGCTGAAAATTCCTGTCTGATGATGATATCTTTGTCTGCTCTCATTCACCATGATATCTTTAAGGTTGCCCACTAGTCTGTCGGTACTAGTTACACTAATAAAAAGTGAGGGTGTTTATGGATTGGTTTAAATtgattattggtcaaaattaaaatcaaattaatttattcggttttaaaattatcaaaatcaaatcaaattaaatgtaatatatatttatcagtTTGGTTATTATCAATTTCGGTTTCGTTTGATTTCGTTATTCGTTTATTAatcatagataaaaataaaagaaacaattcatttaaaacgtgaaaaaaagtgacaacaattcattaaaaacgaaaaatagttagaatgactaaCATTACACTTTCAATTATTgaatttactatgaataaaacttcaaaattcattattttgctctagaaggaagagacaataatatttttaatctcATAAAGAATTGTTATAGACTCTCACgtacatgaaaccaataagataaatattCTCACATTGGGCATTTTcactttcataagtaaattataaatatttttttatgaaaacgcatataagatctttaaaattgtttattagaataatattttttatatataatttatcggttcggttatttcttcgtttttttcgaacaaaatcatatcaaacctaatactatcaatttttaaaaatctaaaatcaaatCACACCTAACCCAAACAAAATCGGTTTATTTAATCAGTTTAGTTCAATTTTTCAGTTTGgatcgatttttatccaaaccatgaacacTCCTAATTAAAAGCATCCACTTTGCTccaatttctttccttttttttttctaagtagATATTCGtactaaaatttaattaaattaaatttgtcaaaattgtttaatattaatcgataaaatattattatttttaaaaacaactacttatttaataaagtagTGGTGGAAACACAAGATTCACGAGGAAATTGTCTGTTCCATAGGAGAGTAAAAGTTTCATAGGTTGTTGGATAACAAGCAAAAACAGGGACCTTGTTTCAGTTTCCTCAATCACCGGACTTGTCCTATTTTTATACTCtcttgtttgtttgtttttttccaCTCGGGTGTTTGGAGTCCACATTAGAGCctcaattaaatttgaatcgcACATTGCAGGGCTCATTCAGGAGTGACGCTCTCAataggattttctccatacccaggggCTCAAACCCGAATCCTCTGATTAAGGGTGAAGTAGTCTCACCACTGAACCACAACTCATGTTGGTTATATACTCTCATTTTTATGTAAGTGTGTTAATTTGACAAGTATAAAGTTTAGGAAATAAAAACAGATCTTTTAATCTCATgactttaaatttaaaatatgtgtataattttttaatttttttttatcttaaacttACATGTATTGAAGTTGgaaaatttactaaatataaaaaaaggtattttttttgccgactaaaaagtaaaataagacAAGGAAGCATTATAGTTGAAGAAAATATATTACTTATTAAGATGAAATCAAAAGGTTTAGATAGATTAACTACTATAAACTAGTACTTACaacaaataaagataatatgataatgattttttcaaatttcttatgtATAAATTTGTAAGTCTCTTATATAAAGAAatacattttcttttaataagtAGCTTAATAAATCAATTCTCTTTAGATTTCTTACGTCAACaatttatatatagtaatataatttGAATCTTCTTATTACATCCCACTTTTGAAAAAGCCCCGTTTTCcatcttaaaaacaaaaaaaaaaaactttcaatttcaacataaaagaaattaagataGTGATACTAGGCAAAATGAGTCAAGTTGGAATAGAATGAAGCTTGgtataaatttttcaaaaaaagtcatatatatatatactttttgaaagataaaataaaaatactaccAATAAGTTAATAAcgatatatttgatatatttaaatatctatttattgCATCTAATATGGAGTAGTACATATATTAAACAAACATGTAGTAGTACTAGGCCACGCTTTTAGGAagcttaactttttttttttgttttttttagtcAAGATGtttgatcaaattaattattgtgtTTGGATCgtaatgaaaattattttccgTTTTAAGTAATAAactgaaaatatataatttccCCTAAGGATAGTaaagttatttttcattttttagaaaagtactataaaaactatacgaaaagtattaTACAATGCAATTTtgtgcatatcaatatgatgaaaaaaatacatcgtaaaatgatagtcaaaatttttataatttaactctaaaaaagaaaattataataattaaaagtgaacggaAATAGTAATAAGCATACTCCATctctccatttttatttattcatgttAAATTACTTTGACACATTTTTCtaagagaaaataaatgaaagtaTAAGGTTACTATAATACTCTTATTAATTATATCATTAAAGTATTGTGAAATGAATAACACTATTCAATAACAAGAATAAAATAAGcacaaaatgataaattatcaCTAAGTTTTGTTGTTCAATCTGTATTCATAAAATACTTAGAACAAtaattttgaagaacttgataagaaacaacaaagtttaaatagtattttcaaaactagaaaattaaaactagtaaaaaaatagaataaaaaacagattagaaataatatacaaaatatttttctcaagaaGAAAATCGAGCTCATTGAATGCATAATGTgtccttaagaaaattatttcctTCACgtacccgaggttaatggaatatatcctccaaggatagaacgatcttactcaccggtgtatcAGTACCTATACTCACGGTGTTAGCAAATCACTCAACGGTAATAAAGTACACGTGGATTGCTAGATTTAGCGGTAAAAGAAGAAAGTAtagaaaattgtttttttttttaaatgagaagaaatctttgtatttatagacaacaaaaaaTAGCGTGAATAGGTGTCTATTATGCATTATCGAAAAgatcacaacccttcgaaaaagtcacaatcttatgaaaaaatcacaaattttcataaaagtcacaattcttggtaaaagtcataactcttcattttccattcacatcTTTGAAACCTAATAGATTTTAcgaattaaacaagtaaaattcaataattatcTTTAATATAATTGATAAACAAAAGaggacaaagggagtattgcttgacattttaattaaataaaattacaataaattaaAGTCTCTAATAACAGAAATTTCATATATAGTAAAACctcattaaattaatatttgcttaattaataatttttttcagataatatttttctccgGTTGTGATTTGGGCCAATGAAGAAAATCACTCATTTCGAtaaagataataagataatatattttcagaagaccTCTTTATAAATTTACGatctcattaatattataaattaataattctttaaaagcacaaatatatctaagacaattaagtgaaatatgattctattatgTTAATGAGACTGTATATGTATGATTTTCACTCATCGAACAGGTTATTAAAGTCCATTTTATTGTGGTAACCGAGATGATTAATCATgacttcaagttcatgaatgacaTTTTTACAATTGGGTTCATTTACATTCTCTAAGATTTCATTCCCGAACAAATTTTGTTGTGTCgaaacactttttaaattaataaatattaatttatcaattaaataatacttttacaaaataataatatttcatgatcTCACctgtattaatttagtgagacttatattgtatatacttttcaaataatttaaataaatataaaaatcactATTATTCCaaaacactttttatttattttttgattacTTAACGAAAATGCATTTCtattattagtaaaaaaaaaaattggccaaACAAGCGtcaaaattaaagttataaCCGACCCTCTATTGACGCCGGTCAGTGTCACTATCATTCTCAGCTGCCAAACGTTAAATTACGCGCTTTCCTTTCCTTTCATTTATTCGGCTCCCGCCCACTCtaccttttctttttgtatttttcaccagtttgatcatgttttattgtgaaaattaaaaataaaaattgtaaatataaattgaagttATACTTTTAGCttttcatgaataatataattttttttgttatttttgaaattgttaGATTGTGATTTGTGGAATCtggaaaaaagtgaaaaaaattccTTTAAATAAAGCACTACTGTACTAAAAATACACGagcactttttatttttttggttggtTGCATAAACAGTGGGCTTTAAGTTTTCTTACTAGTTTCTTGCTTTTGTCCATGCAACATGGAAATTTTGTTTCCATTATTTATCTTGGTATTGTTGACGATGAATTGGACAGTACTTCTAATTTGTTGTGAAGGAGCTGATAGTGGTTATTCATCTGCTGTCGGAGATGCGGGAATGAGAAGAGATGGACTCAGAGTAGGTTTAGAAGCTTGGAATTTCTGTAATGAAGTTGGTGAAGAAGTTCCTGGAATGGGTAGCCCTAGAGCTGCTGATTGCTTTGATCTTTCTGGTAAAATCTCATTTTCCCCTTTTCCTTCTGATTACTTGTATCTGGAGCTAGGTGGGAATTCGGGTTTGGATGAATCCATTAGCTTTTTAAAGACtcgatatttatattagaaaattaaataaatataccCCGACTAAAATTGATTGACAGCTTAGTCGAAAGGGGATGTGGAAATGCATTTCACACTAGTGTTGTGGGTTCAAACTCTGCCATCTATCTTCTGTCCTAAAATTTAGAAACCCCAAACCAGCTGTATAGTTGtacaaaaattgataaatagCAATAACCCGTTTTTTCTATTTATTGGGTTTTTGAGCTATTTTTGTTATGGTTGTGTGATGTGCAGAGAGTTCATTGAGTCATAAGGTAACTGAGTCTGATAATAAGCTTGGGGTTGGGAAGTCATTTCCTGGGCTGAGTCCTAAGGCTAAGAATGATCCTGATTTGTATGCTGCTGAGAAGGAATTATATCTAGGTTCATTGTGTGAAGTTGATGATACCCCAAGGCCATGGCAATTTTGGATGATAATGTTGAAGAACGGAAACTATGACTCGAAATCTGGTCTTTGTCCAGAGAATGGGAAAAAAGTGCCTCCTTTTAAGCCGGGAAGATTTCCATGTTTTGGGAAGGGATGTATGAATCAGCCTATACTGTTTCATCAGCCTACTTATTTATCTGATGATGAAACTATGATGGGAGGTTTTAATGGTACTTATGATTTGGGTTCTACAGCTGGTAGTAGTAGTAGTTCTTTTTTTGAGGTAGTTTGGGAGAAGAAAGTTGGCAAAGGAGGTTGGGTGTTTAAGCACAAACTCAGAACATCCAAATTGTATCCATGGCTGATGTTGTATCTTCGGGCTGATGCGACTAAAGGGTTCTCTGGAGGCTACCACTATGCTACCAGAGGAATGTTAAAAATTGTAAGCTCACTGTTTTTTATACTCAAATTTGTGTTTATTCTCTCCATTCAAATTGTATAAAAGGCCTTGTAAATATCTTCCAAGTTGTATTTGCCTTTACTAGCATCATTGTTATGGAGCATGAAGTTCCTTTTAAGTTCCATTTGCAATTAGGATTATTAATCATGATTCTTTAAACACTGTCTATTAATTTGGTGTGATGTCAACTCCGATGGCCCGCATGAAAGGTGGATTAAGAaagcaaagagaaaaaataagtgatggAAAAGTTGAATTAGTAGAGGTCACCCACATGATATCCACATTAGAGAAATTAGGCCTGCCCTGAATGTTTGTTTGGCACCATTATCATTTTATCATGTCTTTATCTTACCACTAAATTTCGAGCACAACAGGTTATTTAATTGTAAACCTCCGTGGTAGGTCACCAGACACCTGAGGGGTATTCAGCAGTTAAACCCCTATTATCATTTACAAGCTAATGTCATTTCCGGGGTCGCACTTGCTTGCTGTCACTTTTGGAAGTTGATTATTAAGATGGTTTTGAGTACATTAGACAGTACTAATAGTTCATAATGATTCAGGGGAACTCTACTTACCCATAAAAAGATGGGTAGAAGGCAGGGGGGTGTTAGTTATACAAATAGTTTATCCAGAGTATTAGCAAAGAACTGAGGATACTACTAAAATGTCTTTTGAAGAATGCCGGTCTCTGGGTAATGAGAATATTTCTAAACCATTTGTCacaaatgaaaatacaaagacgaaaaagatattttattaatgCTATTCCCGATAACAGCAcgattatttttctttcagctGCCAGAGTCACCTAATTTTAAGGTCAAATTGACCTTGGATGTCAAGGTAGGAGGAGGACCCAAGAGTCAGTTTTACTTGATAGATATTGGCAGTTGCTGGAAGAACAATGGTGCTCCATGTGATGGAGATGTTATCACTGATGTTACCAGATACAGTGAAATGATTATTAATCCAGAAACTGCAGCTTGGTGCAGCCCCACAAATATTGGCAACTGCCCACCTTTCCACATCACACCaaacaataccaaaatctaCAGGAATAACGCCTCTCACTTCCCTTACTCAGCTTATCACTATTATTGTGCACCTGGGAATGCCGAGCACTTGGAAAAGCCATATAGCACATGTGATCCTTACAGTAATCCCCAGGCACAGGAGCTACTTCAGTTGCTGCCTCATCCAATATGGGCAGACTATGGATATCCAACCAAACAAGGAGACGGCTGGGTTGGGGATGGAAGAACCTGGGAGCTTGACGTCGGTGGCCTTTCTAGCAGACTTTACTTCTATCAAGTAAGTGGGATTGTTAACTGTTGATAATataaattaactaataaaagtgtGTTCTCTGTAACAACTTAAGCTTCTaaatgagatggtcacacacttcaacatggtaTTAGAGTAGGCAGAGGTCTTGGAATCGAATCTCAACGCAACGCATATCAAAAAGAATCTCCACGTGTTTGGCTCATGAAAAACAATCAGGTCTGCACGTGAGGGgtgtgttgagaatataattaactaataaaagtgtGTTCTCTCTAACAACTTTAGCTTTTAGATGAGacggtcacacacttcaacatttAACTTTATTAAATGTGTGCAAAATCCATGTTTGAATGAGACACAAATGCACAAACACTAGCGATTGAATAACAAGTGGCCCAACCAACCTGCATGATTCCATCCCTGCTGTTTTTGGCTGCAGGATCCAGGTACACCTCCTGCTAGAAGAATATGGACATCTCTGGATGTGGGAACAGAAGTTTTTGTTAGCGACAAAGATGAAGTGGCAGAATGGACTCTGAGTGATTTTGATGTTTTACTTACCTCGTAAAACTGAAATTATGTTACCATTCCATTCAACATTGTAACTGTAGACAAATTATGTTACACCAAGTAACTGTAATATTGTACCTGTAGCCAAATTATGTTACACCAAGTAACTGTAACATTGTAACAACGATTTGTGCAAAGCTTCATCTTTCTATACTAGATCTGCATTTGACGGGGGGCAACTCTTGTTTCTTTATTTCCCTGACTTAGAAGAGACCGgaacagaagaaaaaaaattgttttgtttttgctttATTTTCATGGATTTTCTGGATGTTGACTTTCCCTTGATAGCATTTGCTTCTGGTGGAATGAAAATTATAGCACAATGACCTTGGAAATGAACCGGATAGTTCTGTACTTTATGGATGAACATGAAGTGTAAAATCTATGtacttcttcttgtgatgtcTATTGTTAAAAAGAGCATACTGTTTCTATAAGCATCAGAAAAGGAACAAATCCAAACCATGTTGTAGATTATGTTTGTTCTTTGGCCATGAAGCAATCCTCCCCTCCTGCAGTATGCCAATTTGATTCAACTGCTGCATTTTATCTACTTATCACTCTATGGAAGTGGTGGGCTATTTGAAGAAGAGATTTCCTTGACTTCTTTATTGTActttttgataatttaatttttgtcaaggaCTCGAGGCCATGCTATATACCATCACAAACCCATAATGGTACAGAGAAATATGtgcttaacattttttaaatgtttgtGGTAGGttgaaaatatttcatggaAAGTGATTGATGAAGAGGGTGGAAGACAGTAGTAAGTGCTAATGGAACTTCAAATAGTCACACTCACAGGTTTAATCTTTCTGATTTTATTGCAAGTTAAGgttattcatgctcaaaatcCTTCAGTACTGTCATTCTAACATGCCCTTATATGTAATGCGGATACTCCTTTCATGATGAAAAAACTGTGTTATATCTGTGTAGTATCAAATGCTTGTATGGTATTTTTGAAATCAAAGGTTACTATGAGAAGAACTCTTTGCCTGTGACAGATATAAAGTAAAGTAAACAAATGCATTTCGTAATGTTTCTGCAGAACTAGCCACTTTCAGGCTACCATCTTGAATGGAATTATGGAGCTATGCATGTGGAATCAATATCTTAAACTAGTGCATGTAGAATATACTAACGTCAACCCTTCTATGAATGATGAAGTGGATGAGCAATGGACATTTATTGCCTCAACTCCCTCGCACTTAGGTAGACTGATTCATGGCTTCCACGCATTTACTCTCCTGCAGTTTCCTTCTGGGAACATTCATGAGGAAATCTGCTCTTGTCAGCAGAAGTAGTACAAAAACATATGAGCACTAACATGCCTTAGAGCCTAGAGGCTAGAGCCATACTGTGTGAAAGGCAAAAGCTGGTGTTTCATGATAGCAAGGTGCTCCACTTTAAGAAGTGATAGTTCTATTGTACTTGCAAGATTTGCTTCAGACAGGAAGTTTGGGACTTAAATGTGCCCTCATATGACAAGAAAAAACTGTAAAATGTGTTCTTTTACATAACTTGGATAGCCAAATGGTCAATCATGCACCAATGCTGACGAGTTGTCTCGTTCCAAAGCTATAACCTACCTGAACTCAGTATCCATTATGCTGGATGTTTTACTCTTCCAAAAGGCTATTGAAACATGCCCTGATCCAAGACTTATCTTAAGGTTTTGTCAGCAAGTCCATAGATCATCCTCCTAGCTTAGCACTCCAAGCTTGCTTTTAGGCCTATTGTTTTTTCGCTTACTTCCCTTCAGGTTAGATGTCTATTTTTGTCTATTTCATATTTGGGCTATTGATGACCTGACAAAGCtctaaaaataacttttgatgATGAACCAGGTTCACACACATGTATCATACATATAATAAAAAGGCGGGAAAAGTTCGCACCTACATAAATGGATTAAGAAAACGTGTTTTAAACAGAAATCCAGGTCAAATAAAGAGACGAAAAATAGCAGACGACTTCTATGCGGAAAAGGAAAGAGACAAACAAATCCTATGAGGAAAAAGACTATTTTTCTAGGAAAAACTAATTTCTTTCCTAGTAGGATTCTACTGAGGCTTAATCCACTTCTATAAAAGGACAAAGTCAAAGAAGAGAAGGTGGACTTTTGCAAGTCACAAATTGAGAGAATTTTCCAGCAAAGGCAGAGGGACACCTATTGCATATTCACAAAAGTCATCATCTTGAGAGCAATAGCCATTGTAGCAAAACTACAAGGTTTCGTCACAGCAACACTGGAACAGTGTTCATGAGCTGTGTTCGAGTCTGAACTATTTAATGTTGAAGTCTGATCAATTAAAGTGTAGGGTTATTAGTCTTTGTTGATTTGTTTTAGGTTTATTATTGAGCTGTAATAATTCCTAGGTTTGTAACAAGAAGTGGGTTTGACTTCTTGAAGAGAACTTGTGAGAATTGTTTGGACTTTTTGTAGAGTAGAGTATTTGATTATAGTTAAGTGTTTGAACAGTTTTAGTGAACTGTTGAGGTGAGAGGTGAGGTACTTGAGTTAGTCCCTTTAATTATAGAGTTGTGATCTAAAGTTGCATTTTGAACTATATATGGTGAAATTGTTAGTACATACCTAAACTATGCAACTGTGTTATTTCCCCGATCTTGAACTTAGTTTTTCCATATTATTTATTCTCATCTTTCTCATATCGATCAAGGCTTTCCTTGAGTTTGAAATAAGGGGCAAGAAGCAAGGGCATAGCAGGTCCTATTATCTCCCTGAATTGCCCGTAAAAAATACATActataagaagaagaaataacattgaaatttgaatttgactttattattaataaaagaattGGTTACATACACAAAAAAACATAAGTATGTATTATTCCtagttattgtttttttttaaaaaaggatgCTCTAGCTTCTCcaacaaaaaatgaaagaatattgATTGGTATGTAGAGATAGGGGTGTTGAGAAGTAGGTAAAATGATGTTTGCTTGTTTGTGATGATCTATTTTCCGCCAAGACCAAGGTAGAAAGGTGCACTGGTTCCAGGCAACCATGCATTAGCTTGAAGGAAAGTGCCAACGGTGTATTTAGTAGCTTCCTGTGGGCTAAGAACCTTGAACTTCTTGAAGAGTTTGCTCCTTCCGTTAGTGTTAGCACCAGGTCCTCTGTTTGCATATTCATACACTTCACATGTCTGTTCAAAAAAATTTGGCTTGTCGGATGCCCAAATCAGATAACCCTCAGGCCTGATGAGGTCACCGATCTCACTCTCCATGAAAACGTTGGTGGAAAATTTCTTCCATGGGCGCGTTAAGTAGTGTTCGTATTTGAACCTATCTGCAAAGAGTGATTGTTCTGCTACAATTTTGCAGTTCTGAAGTACTACCCCAGTGATTTGGCCTTCTACGTCCCTTCCATCAGCTGTGATGGTGTTCTTGCTAGTGCCTCTAGGCCTCCTCAATATGATCTCACTGTTCTGGATCACAGCTGATCCCATCCCAAAGATGAAATCAATGGTACCAGATACTACACAGTTGCGGTAGAATTGACGGAATGTTTGATAGTACAAGGTGTCTTGGTTTCCCTCTATGCTGCAGTCGAATACTGCTCCCCTGTCTCCAGAGATTCTAAGTGCAACAGCTTGTTCACCATCTGGACCAGCAGTGTTGCGGAATGTAATTCCCTTAGCTATGAATCCCTCGCTGTTAACACCGACTGTAGCAGTATTCATGGTGGTGATTCTCATTTTTCCATAATTTTTGTCACAGGAAATGATGGTTTTCCCTGCACCATCACCATACATGAAAACGTTTGGTTGCTTTTTGTCAATAGTGACCTGTTCATCGTAAACACCAGCCTTGACGTAGACAATGTATCTGCCTTGATGGTTTACTG belongs to Solanum stenotomum isolate F172 chromosome 1, ASM1918654v1, whole genome shotgun sequence and includes:
- the LOC125846320 gene encoding uncharacterized protein LOC125846320; amino-acid sequence: MEILFPLFILVLLTMNWTVLLICCEGADSGYSSAVGDAGMRRDGLRVGLEAWNFCNEVGEEVPGMGSPRAADCFDLSESSLSHKVTESDNKLGVGKSFPGLSPKAKNDPDLYAAEKELYLGSLCEVDDTPRPWQFWMIMLKNGNYDSKSGLCPENGKKVPPFKPGRFPCFGKGCMNQPILFHQPTYLSDDETMMGGFNGTYDLGSTAGSSSSSFFEVVWEKKVGKGGWVFKHKLRTSKLYPWLMLYLRADATKGFSGGYHYATRGMLKILPESPNFKVKLTLDVKVGGGPKSQFYLIDIGSCWKNNGAPCDGDVITDVTRYSEMIINPETAAWCSPTNIGNCPPFHITPNNTKIYRNNASHFPYSAYHYYCAPGNAEHLEKPYSTCDPYSNPQAQELLQLLPHPIWADYGYPTKQGDGWVGDGRTWELDVGGLSSRLYFYQDPGTPPARRIWTSLDVGTEVFVSDKDEVAEWTLSDFDVLLTS